CGAGTTTTATCACAGCCAAAATCATTTTTGGTCAAACCCATTAGTATTGAAAAGCAAAGAGCTACTATCGATATACAAAGCGGATAGTCAGGTGGCTGGTCTGGCCGACCGAATCAAAGCCAACGAAAATATTCAGGTTAAAATAAAAGGATTGGTGGGTAGCATGGATGCTATCGTCGCAGCAGCGGTATTTCAAAAAAATCACCAAAACCACATCTTCGTTCTTCACGAAAAAGAAGAAGCGGCCTACTTTCATAACGACCTTCAGAATTTGTTGGGAGACAAAGAAGTGCTGCTTTTTCCCTCTTCGTACAAACGTCCCTATCAATTCGAAGAGACCGAAAATGCCAACATCCTGATGCGAGCCGAAATCCTCAATCGCATCAACAACAAGTCAAGTGCTGGAGAGCTAATAGTCACTTACCCTGAGGCGCTCACCGAAAAAGTAATCAACAAGAAATCCCTCGTCGAGAACACCTGGACTGCCAAAGTGGGTGAAGCTGTAGATACCGATTTTCTAAGTGAACTTTTGATCACCTATGGATTTGAGAAGGATGACTTTGTATACGAACCCGGTCAGTTTGCCATTCGAGGGGGAATCATCGATGTTTATTCCTATGCAGGCGAGTTGCCTTTTCGTATCGAACTATTCGGAGATGAAATAGAGAGTATCAGGACTTTTGATCCCGAAACCCAACTTTCGAAAGACAATCAAAAGCAAGTCAACATCATCCCCAATATCCAAACGAAACTATTGGAAGAGCAGCGCCAATCCTTCATGGATTATGTGCCCAACAATACTAAAATCTGGGTAAAGGATCTGCAGCAAACACTGGATGTAATAGACAAGTATTTCGAAAAAGCTACGGATAGCTTCACTTCGATCATGGAGGCCAGTGACCAATCAAGCATCGTGATGAAACCGGATCAGTTGTTCGAAACAAGTAGCAGCTTCGAGTCAGCGATAGAAAAATATGCGAAGATCGAATTCGGCAACCGGTACTATTTTAAAAACGCCGACAGCTTCAGTTTCGAAGCATCGGGACAACCCTCATTCCAAAAGAACTTTGAGCTGATGGCTGAAAGTTTCGAGGACTTCCAGCAAAAAGATTTTGCCACCATAATCGCTTCTGAGTCTGAAAAGCCGATTTCTCAGCTCAACTCGATTTTTGATGAAATCAATCCCTTCATCAAGTTCGATAGCCTGATCCTCAGTTTGAGAGAAGGTTTTGTGGATAAAAATGCGCGCCTGGCTTTATTCACCGACCACCAACTGTTCGAGCGATATCATCGATTCGCCGTCCGCAAAAAGCATTCTAAATCCAAAGCGCTCACACTAAAAGAGCTTCGTACCCTCAACCCTGGCGACTATATCGTACATGTCGATCATGGGATTGGTCGATTTGCTGGCCTGGATACGGTAGAGGTCAATGGCAACAAACAGGAATCTGTAAGAATTGTTTACCGAGATGATGATTTGCTTTATCTCAGTATTCATTCCCTCCACAAAATATCGAAGTATAGCGGCAAGGAAAGTGCACCCCCTCAAGTCAACAAATTGGGGTCACCCGAGTGGGAAACCAAAAAGAAAAAGGTAAGAGGAAAAGTAAAGGACATTGCCAAGGAGCTAATTGCACTCTATGCCAAAAGGAAAGCCGCTCCAGGTTTCGCTTTTTCCGAGGATACTTATCATCAGACCGAATTGGAAACTTCCTTCCTCTATGAAGATACACCTGATCAGGGCAAAGCATCCGATGATGTAAAAGCAGATATGCAAAAAGCCCACCCTATGGATCGGCTGGTCTGCGGAGATGTGGGGTTTGGCAAAACCGAGGTGGCGATACGTGCGGCCTTCAAAGCAGCCATCGAAGGCAAACAAGTGGCAGTTTTGGTTCCAACTACGATTCTGGCCATGCAGCATTACCACACATTCAAAAATCGTTTGGAGAACTTTGCTGTAGAAGTGGAATTCATCAATCGCTTCAGAACCACCAAAGAAATCAAGGAAATCCTAAAGCGAACAGCAGAGGGAAAAGTCAATATCCTGATCGGAACCCACCGCATCGTCAACAAAGACGTGAAGTTTCAGGATCTGGGTCTATTGATCATAGACGAAGAGCAAAAGTTCGGCGTAAAAATAA
This is a stretch of genomic DNA from Reichenbachiella ulvae. It encodes these proteins:
- the mfd gene encoding transcription-repair coupling factor, which encodes MKSKELLSIYKADSQVAGLADRIKANENIQVKIKGLVGSMDAIVAAAVFQKNHQNHIFVLHEKEEAAYFHNDLQNLLGDKEVLLFPSSYKRPYQFEETENANILMRAEILNRINNKSSAGELIVTYPEALTEKVINKKSLVENTWTAKVGEAVDTDFLSELLITYGFEKDDFVYEPGQFAIRGGIIDVYSYAGELPFRIELFGDEIESIRTFDPETQLSKDNQKQVNIIPNIQTKLLEEQRQSFMDYVPNNTKIWVKDLQQTLDVIDKYFEKATDSFTSIMEASDQSSIVMKPDQLFETSSSFESAIEKYAKIEFGNRYYFKNADSFSFEASGQPSFQKNFELMAESFEDFQQKDFATIIASESEKPISQLNSIFDEINPFIKFDSLILSLREGFVDKNARLALFTDHQLFERYHRFAVRKKHSKSKALTLKELRTLNPGDYIVHVDHGIGRFAGLDTVEVNGNKQESVRIVYRDDDLLYLSIHSLHKISKYSGKESAPPQVNKLGSPEWETKKKKVRGKVKDIAKELIALYAKRKAAPGFAFSEDTYHQTELETSFLYEDTPDQGKASDDVKADMQKAHPMDRLVCGDVGFGKTEVAIRAAFKAAIEGKQVAVLVPTTILAMQHYHTFKNRLENFAVEVEFINRFRTTKEIKEILKRTAEGKVNILIGTHRIVNKDVKFQDLGLLIIDEEQKFGVKIKDKLKEMKVNVDTLTLSATPIPRTLHFSLMGARDLSIIATPPPNRQPVTTELHVFSEEVTRDSISYELRRGGQVFFVHNKVSDIESIANLIHRLVPDARVGVAHGQMEGPKLEKVMLKFIEGEYDVLVSTNIIESGLDIPNANTIIINSAQNFGLSDLHQMRGRVGRSNKKAFCYMFTPPTSKLSSDARKRLSALEEFTDLGDGFKVAMRDLDIRGAGNLLGGEQSGFITDIGFDMYHTILDEAVQDLKENEFKELFADQKVDLEKALIQDCVIETDLEILIPEEYVKNITERLSLYTQLDNIKTNSELAVFAQSVEDRFGKIPQSVLDLFETVKLRWLAIDLGFEKIVIKNGRMRCYFPPQDHDRYYTSPVFGKVMGYIQQHPKDYQIKEMKGKLMLIIKGVDDIAVSIEQLDRIKSSF